A genomic window from Methylorubrum extorquens includes:
- a CDS encoding alpha/beta fold hydrolase, whose translation MAEGDDLFPGFAPLWIEGPAGRWFGRAGGPETAPPLLLLHGFPQSHAMWHRLAPALAETHRVIALDLKGYGWSAAPDSGSGENAYAKRRLGAEIVAVMERLGHVRFALAGHDRGARVGYRLALDEPGRIERLALLDIVPTEVQWARIEANPEANPHWPFLSRPAPEPEDTIRRDPDGYFEGLLRDWTAAHDLSAFDARALTLYRQAWNVPERIHAMCEDYRAGGADGPDRAADRADLAAGRTLAMPVLVLASEAYLDRNKAETALAAWQRTFAPKAQGAQIPSGHFMAEEAPELTLRALTRFLAA comes from the coding sequence ATGGCCGAGGGCGACGACCTGTTTCCCGGCTTCGCGCCGCTCTGGATCGAGGGGCCGGCGGGCCGCTGGTTCGGCCGGGCCGGGGGGCCAGAGACGGCGCCGCCGCTCCTGCTGCTGCACGGCTTTCCGCAGAGCCACGCGATGTGGCACCGGCTGGCGCCGGCACTCGCCGAGACGCACCGCGTCATCGCCCTCGACCTGAAGGGCTACGGCTGGTCGGCCGCGCCGGATTCGGGGAGCGGAGAGAACGCCTACGCCAAGCGGCGGCTCGGGGCGGAGATCGTCGCGGTGATGGAGCGGCTCGGCCACGTCCGCTTCGCGCTGGCCGGTCATGATCGCGGCGCCCGCGTCGGCTACCGGCTGGCGCTGGACGAACCCGGCCGGATCGAACGGCTCGCGCTGCTCGACATCGTGCCGACCGAAGTGCAGTGGGCCCGCATCGAGGCGAACCCCGAAGCGAATCCGCACTGGCCGTTCCTGTCGCGCCCCGCCCCGGAACCGGAGGACACGATCCGCCGCGATCCGGACGGCTATTTCGAGGGGCTGCTGCGCGATTGGACCGCCGCGCACGATCTGAGCGCGTTCGACGCCCGTGCGCTCACCCTCTACCGGCAGGCCTGGAACGTCCCCGAGCGCATCCACGCGATGTGCGAGGATTACCGGGCCGGCGGCGCCGACGGGCCGGACCGCGCCGCCGACCGCGCCGACCTCGCCGCGGGCCGGACCCTGGCGATGCCGGTGCTCGTGCTCGCGAGCGAAGCCTATCTCGACCGGAACAAAGCCGAGACCGCGCTGGCGGCCTGGCAGCGGACCTTTGCGCCAAAGGCTCAGGGCGCGCAGATCCCCTCCGGCCACTTCATGGCCGAGGAAGCGCCGGAGCTGACGCTGCGGGCGTTAACGCGCTTTCTCGCGGCCTAA
- a CDS encoding SDR family NAD(P)-dependent oxidoreductase: MVPTYQRALIVGAGPGLSASLARLFTAEGLKVGLAARNVEKLSDLAAETGAVVHACDATDPGQVEALFPRLEPALGGAPDVVVYNASGRLRGATVDLDPQAVARALAVSAYGGFLVAQAAARRMLPHRHGAILFTGASASVKGFAGSAPFAMGKFALRGLAQSLAREWQPQGIHVSHVVIDGAIRSAARPDPGDRPDATLDPDAIAKGYLALLRQDRSAWTDEIALRPWVECF; the protein is encoded by the coding sequence ATGGTCCCGACCTACCAGCGCGCCCTGATCGTCGGTGCCGGCCCCGGTCTGAGCGCCTCGCTGGCGCGCCTGTTCACGGCCGAGGGGCTGAAGGTCGGGCTTGCCGCGCGAAATGTCGAAAAGCTGAGCGATCTCGCCGCGGAGACGGGGGCCGTGGTCCATGCCTGCGATGCCACCGATCCGGGGCAGGTCGAGGCGCTGTTCCCCCGGCTCGAACCGGCGCTGGGCGGTGCGCCGGACGTGGTGGTCTACAACGCCAGCGGCCGGCTGCGCGGCGCCACCGTCGATCTCGATCCGCAGGCGGTGGCCCGCGCGCTCGCGGTCTCGGCCTATGGCGGCTTCCTCGTGGCCCAGGCCGCCGCCCGGCGGATGCTGCCCCACCGCCACGGCGCGATCCTGTTCACCGGCGCCTCTGCGAGCGTGAAGGGTTTTGCGGGCTCCGCCCCTTTCGCCATGGGCAAGTTCGCCCTGCGCGGCCTCGCCCAGAGCCTTGCCCGCGAGTGGCAACCCCAGGGCATTCATGTGTCCCATGTCGTGATCGACGGCGCCATCCGCTCCGCCGCCCGGCCCGATCCGGGGGATCGCCCCGACGCGACCCTCGACCCGGATGCGATCGCGAAAGGCTACCTCGCCCTCCTGCGCCAGGATCGCAGCGCCTGGACCGACGAGATCGCCCTGCGGCCGTGGGTCGAGTGCTTTTGA
- the purD gene encoding phosphoribosylamine--glycine ligase: MTEPFSILLIGSGGREHALAWAIAKSPLCTRLFIAPGNPGTAQHGENRPDLAVSDHAAVVAFCRAEGVGLVVVGPEAPLVAGLVDDLQAAGIPAFGPTKAAAQLEGSKGFTKDLCAEHDIPTAAFARFTDLEPALAYLRTRGAPIVVKADGLAAGKGVTVAETLPEAEAAVRAILDGSEGGALVIEECLFGEEASFFALCDGTRAVPIGTAQDHKRVHDGDLGPNTGGMGAYSPASIVTPEITETVMARIIAPTLAGMAARGTPFAGILYAGLMLTAEGPKLIEYNTRFGDPEAQVLMPRLTGDLVPALLAAAKGDLSGVAIGFDAARAALTVVMAAQGYPGAVTRGTEIRGAEAALDEGVLVFQAGTRRDGDRLLADGGRVLAVTALGASVREAKERAYAAVKRIDWPDGFFRSDIGAREVAREAAASGT; encoded by the coding sequence ATGACCGAGCCCTTCTCCATCCTGCTCATCGGCTCCGGCGGGCGCGAGCACGCGCTGGCCTGGGCCATCGCGAAATCGCCGCTCTGCACGCGGCTGTTCATCGCCCCTGGCAATCCGGGGACGGCGCAGCACGGGGAGAACCGGCCGGACCTCGCGGTGTCCGATCACGCTGCCGTCGTCGCGTTCTGCCGGGCGGAAGGGGTCGGGCTGGTGGTGGTGGGGCCGGAGGCGCCGCTGGTCGCCGGGCTCGTCGACGACCTTCAGGCCGCCGGCATCCCCGCCTTCGGGCCGACGAAGGCCGCCGCACAGCTCGAAGGCTCGAAGGGCTTCACCAAGGATCTGTGCGCCGAGCACGACATCCCCACCGCCGCCTTCGCACGCTTCACCGATCTCGAACCGGCTTTGGCCTATCTCCGCACGCGCGGTGCGCCGATCGTGGTCAAGGCCGACGGGCTCGCCGCCGGCAAGGGCGTGACCGTGGCCGAGACGCTGCCCGAGGCCGAGGCCGCCGTGCGGGCGATCCTCGACGGCAGCGAGGGCGGGGCGCTCGTCATCGAAGAGTGCCTGTTCGGCGAGGAGGCGAGCTTCTTCGCACTCTGCGACGGGACCCGTGCGGTGCCGATCGGGACGGCGCAGGACCACAAGCGCGTCCATGACGGCGACCTCGGCCCCAATACGGGGGGGATGGGCGCCTATTCCCCCGCTTCCATCGTCACGCCGGAGATCACCGAGACGGTGATGGCGCGGATCATCGCGCCGACGCTGGCCGGCATGGCCGCCCGCGGCACGCCGTTCGCCGGCATCCTCTATGCCGGGCTGATGCTGACGGCGGAGGGCCCCAAGCTCATCGAGTACAACACCCGCTTCGGCGATCCCGAGGCGCAGGTGCTGATGCCGCGCCTGACCGGCGACCTCGTGCCGGCGCTGCTGGCGGCGGCCAAGGGCGACCTCTCCGGCGTCGCCATCGGTTTTGACGCCGCCCGCGCCGCGCTCACCGTGGTGATGGCGGCGCAAGGCTATCCCGGCGCGGTGACCCGCGGCACCGAGATCCGCGGCGCCGAGGCGGCTCTCGATGAGGGGGTTCTGGTGTTCCAGGCCGGCACCCGCCGCGACGGCGACCGGCTGCTCGCCGATGGCGGCCGGGTGCTCGCGGTCACGGCGCTCGGCGCCAGCGTGCGCGAGGCGAAGGAGCGCGCCTACGCGGCGGTGAAGCGTATCGACTGGCCGGATGGGTTCTTCCGCAGCGACATCGGCGCCCGGGAGGTCGCCCGCGAAGCGGCCGCCTCGGGCACGTAA
- a CDS encoding nucleoside deaminase, which yields MPGFLDLAFTAAREAAALGEVPVGAAVVRDGTVLAVAGNRPRTLCDPTAHAEILAIRAACAALRDERLTGCDLYVTLEPCPMCAGAIAFARIRRLYYAASDPKGGGVEHGPRVFNQPTCHHAPEVYSGFREGEAAGLLRGFFSERRG from the coding sequence ATGCCCGGTTTCCTCGACCTAGCCTTCACCGCCGCCCGCGAGGCCGCGGCTCTGGGCGAGGTGCCGGTCGGCGCGGCCGTGGTGCGGGACGGAACCGTGCTCGCGGTCGCGGGCAACCGGCCGCGCACGCTGTGCGACCCCACGGCCCATGCCGAGATCCTGGCGATCCGCGCCGCCTGCGCCGCGCTGCGCGACGAGCGGCTGACGGGCTGCGACCTCTACGTGACCCTGGAGCCCTGCCCGATGTGCGCGGGCGCGATCGCCTTCGCCCGCATCCGCCGCCTCTACTACGCCGCCTCCGACCCCAAGGGCGGCGGCGTCGAGCACGGGCCCCGCGTGTTCAACCAGCCGACCTGCCACCACGCGCCGGAGGTCTATTCCGGCTTTCGCGAGGGCGAGGCGGCGGGCCTCCTCAGGGGCTTCTTTTCGGAAAGGCGGGGGTGA